A stretch of the Sulfurimonas sp. HSL-1656 genome encodes the following:
- a CDS encoding PDC sensor domain-containing protein: MVARDIQNFSEIRTKARAYFCYLFSKNLPNRLPSITPEAIMARMQKIMGDLRDAEGIYLLDQKGVQITPTFLPGGKQTDEDFGRIRSDRAYYYRAAREKRCTITDPYPSLITQDLTITASQPIFDEKGEMLYVACLDMPMDAVLQIAHPMALHSFYGRIFRYGYAAFTVMLAMVALLLFIKGVTTFLHFGLDVRKIEIKEVFESTILLTLALAIFDLVKTLFEEEVLGRHRQDSGASDPHKTMVRFLGSIIIALSIEALMLVFKFAMTEPAMLVNAIYIIGGVSILLVALALYIKFTKRAIEE, from the coding sequence ATGGTCGCACGCGACATACAGAACTTTTCCGAGATCCGCACGAAAGCGCGGGCCTACTTTTGCTACCTCTTCTCCAAGAACCTGCCCAACCGCCTGCCGTCGATCACCCCCGAAGCGATCATGGCGCGCATGCAGAAGATCATGGGCGATCTGCGGGATGCCGAGGGAATCTACCTGCTGGACCAGAAGGGGGTGCAGATTACCCCGACCTTCCTGCCGGGTGGGAAACAGACGGACGAGGATTTCGGCCGCATCCGCTCCGACCGCGCCTACTACTACCGCGCGGCGCGGGAGAAGCGCTGTACCATCACCGACCCGTATCCTTCGCTGATCACCCAGGATCTCACCATCACCGCGTCGCAGCCGATCTTCGACGAAAAAGGGGAGATGCTCTACGTCGCCTGCCTCGACATGCCGATGGACGCGGTGCTGCAGATCGCACACCCGATGGCGCTGCACTCCTTCTACGGGCGCATTTTCCGCTACGGCTACGCGGCGTTTACCGTGATGCTGGCCATGGTGGCGCTGCTGCTCTTTATCAAGGGGGTGACGACCTTCCTGCACTTCGGCCTGGATGTGCGCAAAATCGAGATCAAGGAGGTCTTCGAGTCGACGATCCTCCTGACGCTGGCCCTGGCCATTTTCGACCTCGTCAAGACCCTCTTCGAAGAGGAGGTCCTGGGACGGCACCGGCAGGACAGCGGGGCCTCGGACCCGCATAAAACAATGGTGCGTTTCCTGGGATCCATCATCATCGCTCTCTCCATCGAGGCGCTGATGCTTGTCTTCAAGTTCGCGATGACCGAACCGGCCATGCTGGTCAACGCCATCTATATTATCGGCGGGGTCTCGATCCTGCTCGTGGCACTGGCACTCTATATCAAATTTACGAAAAGAGCGATTGAAGAATGA
- the pssA gene encoding CDP-diacylglycerol--serine O-phosphatidyltransferase, whose protein sequence is MATPSRSLAFLLPNLFTAASVFAGVYSMIAATQGRFGFAAWMILLSLIFDGLDGRVARLTNTCSRFGVEFDSLADIIAFGAAPAMLIYLYAGHEYGRFGVLVSALFVIFGAIRLARFNVMTAQSEPSVFIGVPIPTAATFAAVLVLLFTKYGGHATYGWIILVGALVTALLMVSNIRYPSFKKIDMHAMHVKRVLVGLLVTASLIFLYPIEGVALFFTLYILYGPLRATWFFYQRYTLLRRYRRRHKK, encoded by the coding sequence ATGGCAACGCCGTCGCGCTCGCTCGCTTTTCTGCTCCCGAACCTCTTTACCGCCGCAAGCGTTTTCGCCGGCGTCTACAGTATGATCGCCGCGACGCAGGGGCGTTTCGGTTTCGCCGCGTGGATGATCCTGCTCTCCCTGATCTTTGACGGGCTTGACGGCCGCGTCGCCCGCCTGACCAATACCTGCAGCCGTTTCGGCGTCGAGTTCGACTCCCTGGCCGATATCATCGCGTTCGGCGCGGCCCCTGCGATGCTCATCTACCTCTATGCCGGGCATGAGTACGGGCGTTTCGGTGTGCTGGTGAGTGCGCTCTTCGTCATTTTCGGTGCGATCCGACTGGCCCGTTTCAACGTGATGACCGCGCAGTCGGAACCTTCGGTCTTCATCGGGGTGCCTATTCCCACTGCGGCGACGTTTGCGGCCGTACTGGTGCTGCTCTTTACGAAATACGGCGGCCATGCCACCTACGGTTGGATCATCCTCGTCGGTGCGCTGGTGACGGCGCTGCTGATGGTCAGCAATATCCGTTATCCCAGTTTCAAAAAGATCGATATGCATGCCATGCACGTCAAACGGGTCCTGGTGGGTCTGCTCGTGACGGCGTCGCTGATCTTCCTCTATCCCATCGAGGGCGTAGCCCTCTTTTTCACCCTCTATATTCTCTACGGCCCGCTGCGTGCCACATGGTTTTTCTACCAGCGTTATACCCTGCTGCGCCGCTACCGCCGCCGCCATAAGAAGTAA
- a CDS encoding 50S ribosomal protein L11 methyltransferase yields the protein MDEIYYELTVNPSSHRELFADFLADTLPVGFEETDAGFVVRSEDDLSTMQWGLEQFAEALQKALGSSIDVEMTLEKKRTEDWVRAYQESVTPVEVEPFYVHPTWSDPNPERINIAIDPALAFGTGHHPTTATCLEAVGRFVEPGDEVVDVGCGSGILSIAACKLGATVDACDTDPVSVANTLENCELNDVDLRHIWEGSAAQATATYDVVIANIVADVLVFIADELKKLLRPGGRLILSGILDKYEAKIVEAYADMDVAERIAKEEWVTLVVTPKG from the coding sequence ATGGATGAGATCTACTATGAACTGACCGTCAACCCCTCGTCGCACCGTGAACTCTTTGCCGATTTCCTGGCCGATACCCTTCCGGTCGGTTTCGAAGAGACCGACGCGGGCTTTGTCGTCCGCAGCGAGGATGACCTCTCCACCATGCAGTGGGGGCTGGAGCAGTTTGCCGAGGCGCTGCAGAAGGCGCTGGGGAGCAGCATCGACGTCGAGATGACCCTGGAAAAGAAACGGACCGAGGACTGGGTGCGCGCCTATCAGGAGAGCGTCACCCCGGTCGAGGTGGAGCCTTTCTACGTTCACCCGACCTGGAGCGATCCGAACCCCGAGCGCATCAACATCGCCATTGACCCGGCCCTGGCGTTCGGTACGGGGCACCACCCCACGACGGCGACCTGCCTCGAAGCGGTCGGACGCTTTGTCGAACCGGGCGACGAGGTCGTCGATGTCGGCTGCGGCAGCGGCATCCTCTCCATCGCCGCCTGCAAACTCGGCGCAACGGTCGACGCCTGCGATACGGACCCGGTTTCGGTCGCCAACACCCTGGAGAACTGCGAACTCAACGATGTTGACCTTCGGCATATCTGGGAGGGTTCCGCGGCCCAGGCGACGGCGACGTACGACGTTGTCATCGCCAATATCGTCGCAGACGTCCTGGTCTTTATCGCCGACGAGCTGAAAAAGCTGTTGCGGCCGGGCGGCAGGCTGATTCTTTCAGGCATATTGGATAAATATGAAGCTAAAATTGTGGAGGCTTACGCGGATATGGACGTCGCGGAGCGAATCGCAAAAGAGGAATGGGTCACCCTTGTCGTGACACCAAAAGGATAA
- the hisA gene encoding 1-(5-phosphoribosyl)-5-[(5-phosphoribosylamino)methylideneamino]imidazole-4-carboxamide isomerase has product MTLLPAIDLKDGEAVRLTKGLMESAKVYSSQPWELVKRFEELGAEWVHLVDLNGAFAGEPKNLEQIEKIRKNCSVKLELGGGIRDEATIKRYLDLGIDRVILGSIAVKDPEFVKAMAAKYPVVVGIDAIDGYVAVEGWGEVSEMKATDLAKAFADAGVEAIICTDVGRDGTLSGVNVDFTLDIARASGIPTIASGGVRDDSDLAALAVTDEVAGVIIGKAFYEGTIDLEEVLKVYGNG; this is encoded by the coding sequence ATGACGTTATTACCGGCAATCGACCTGAAAGACGGCGAGGCGGTCCGCCTCACCAAGGGGCTGATGGAGAGTGCGAAGGTGTACTCCTCCCAGCCTTGGGAACTTGTCAAGCGTTTCGAGGAGCTGGGGGCCGAATGGGTCCACCTCGTCGACCTCAACGGCGCCTTCGCCGGGGAACCGAAGAACCTGGAGCAGATCGAGAAGATCCGCAAGAACTGCAGCGTCAAGCTGGAACTGGGCGGCGGCATCCGCGACGAAGCGACGATCAAACGCTACCTTGACCTGGGCATCGACCGTGTCATCCTCGGTTCCATCGCCGTCAAGGACCCGGAATTCGTCAAGGCGATGGCGGCCAAATATCCCGTCGTCGTCGGTATCGACGCCATTGACGGCTACGTCGCCGTCGAAGGGTGGGGTGAAGTGAGCGAAATGAAAGCGACGGACCTGGCCAAGGCTTTTGCCGATGCGGGCGTCGAAGCGATCATCTGCACCGATGTCGGCCGTGACGGGACGCTCAGCGGCGTCAACGTCGACTTTACCCTCGACATCGCCCGCGCTTCCGGCATCCCGACGATCGCCAGCGGCGGGGTCCGCGATGACAGCGACCTGGCGGCGCTGGCCGTGACGGACGAAGTCGCCGGCGTCATCATCGGAAAGGCCTTCTACGAAGGGACGATCGACCTCGAAGAGGTACTCAAGGTGTACGGTAATGGATGA
- the mgtE gene encoding magnesium transporter translates to MPAPIPDLIASLETQIACYEDGREADVHPYDIAELLLQLRSEDEASYLALLSRLPETLQAQVLVELPKPCHEEMIEHFTPEEIADLTNTLDTDDAAELIRSIEEVDETVAGEVLQNLPASDRETLETLIAYDWEEAGAYMQTELFSAYIDEQIGDSVRRLKRLKAAKELDNVFQVYVTDRDRTFLGSIPLEDLILLGPQVSYETLVAEGVNRVAVRATDDIKTIVDIAENYDMNVVPVVDARGRLLGRITSDDIYDIIEERATGQLYNLAGVSDTAEQEESLLRIGKTRAVWLGINLVTAVAASAVIGLFDATIQSLVALAVLMPIVASMGGNAGTQTLTVTVRQMALGDISGGDARATVLKEVYLALMNGLLFAAVIGVVAWIWFSMPMLGAVIAASMVINLFSAGFFGALIPLLLQKMQIDPAVGSSVLLTTVTDIVGFFSFLGLASLILL, encoded by the coding sequence ATGCCCGCCCCGATCCCGGATCTGATTGCATCCCTTGAAACGCAGATCGCGTGTTATGAAGACGGCCGGGAGGCCGACGTCCACCCCTACGATATCGCCGAGCTGCTGCTGCAGCTGCGCAGTGAAGACGAAGCCTCCTACCTTGCCCTCCTGTCGCGCCTGCCCGAGACCCTGCAGGCACAGGTCCTCGTCGAACTGCCGAAGCCGTGCCACGAGGAGATGATCGAACACTTTACGCCCGAAGAGATCGCCGACCTCACCAATACCCTCGACACCGACGATGCCGCGGAGCTTATCCGCAGCATCGAGGAGGTGGACGAAACCGTCGCCGGCGAAGTGCTCCAGAACCTGCCCGCTTCCGACCGCGAAACCCTGGAGACGCTAATCGCCTATGACTGGGAAGAGGCGGGGGCCTACATGCAGACCGAGCTCTTCTCGGCCTACATCGACGAACAGATCGGCGACTCAGTCCGGAGACTCAAGCGCCTCAAAGCCGCCAAGGAGCTCGACAACGTCTTCCAGGTCTACGTCACCGATCGCGACCGGACCTTCCTCGGTTCCATCCCGCTGGAGGATCTCATCCTCCTCGGCCCACAGGTTTCATACGAAACGCTGGTAGCCGAAGGCGTCAACCGCGTTGCCGTCCGGGCGACCGACGACATCAAAACCATCGTCGATATCGCCGAGAATTACGACATGAACGTCGTACCGGTCGTCGATGCCCGCGGACGGCTGCTGGGGCGTATCACCTCCGACGATATCTACGACATCATCGAGGAGCGTGCGACCGGGCAGCTCTACAACCTCGCCGGGGTCAGCGACACCGCGGAGCAGGAGGAGAGCCTGCTGCGCATCGGAAAGACCCGGGCCGTCTGGCTCGGGATCAACCTCGTCACCGCCGTTGCTGCTTCCGCAGTCATCGGTCTGTTCGATGCAACGATCCAGTCTCTGGTCGCCCTGGCCGTGCTCATGCCCATTGTCGCCTCCATGGGCGGCAACGCCGGAACGCAGACGCTGACCGTCACCGTACGGCAGATGGCCCTGGGAGACATCAGCGGCGGGGATGCCCGCGCGACCGTGCTTAAAGAGGTCTACCTCGCCCTGATGAACGGGCTGCTCTTTGCCGCCGTCATCGGGGTCGTCGCCTGGATCTGGTTTTCGATGCCCATGCTCGGCGCCGTCATCGCCGCTTCGATGGTCATCAACCTATTCTCGGCAGGTTTTTTCGGTGCACTTATCCCCCTGCTGCTGCAGAAAATGCAGATCGATCCCGCCGTCGGTTCCTCCGTCCTGCTGACGACGGTCACGGACATCGTCGGCTTCTTCAGTTTCCTAGGGTTGGCGAGTCTGATTCTGCTCTGA
- the serS gene encoding serine--tRNA ligase: protein MIDLKLLQKDFENVSAALMRKKVSPELIDELKARNEELKTAKVAFEEAQAEQNQMSKLFPQYKKEGKDVGELKAKLDANKARIGELQEAQRDAEAALDALAMGIPNMPDADVPDGADENDNVEIAKILEPRSFAFTPKEHWELAETNGWIDFERGVKVAHSRFAVMNDMGARLERALINFMLDFNRERGFTEMSVPELVNSRALEGTGQLPKFEEDLYKTEGEDLYLVPTAEVPLTNLFQDEIIPEEALPVKMTGHTACFRKEAGSAGRDTRGIIRQHQFRKVELVSITKADDSDRVFDEMVACASDLLKALELPHRLVTLCTGDLGFGAAKTIDLEVWLPGQNTYREISSVSNTRDFQARRAKIRYKEGKKNMLAHTLNGSSLAVGRTMVAIMENFQNEDGSVEIPQVLHKYL, encoded by the coding sequence ATGATCGACCTCAAACTGCTTCAGAAAGATTTTGAAAACGTCAGTGCCGCACTGATGCGCAAAAAGGTCAGCCCGGAGCTGATCGACGAACTCAAAGCGCGCAACGAAGAACTTAAAACGGCAAAGGTCGCCTTCGAAGAGGCCCAGGCAGAGCAGAACCAGATGAGCAAGCTCTTTCCCCAGTATAAAAAGGAGGGGAAGGATGTCGGCGAGCTGAAAGCGAAGCTTGACGCGAACAAAGCCCGCATCGGCGAACTCCAGGAAGCGCAGCGCGACGCGGAGGCGGCCCTGGATGCGCTCGCGATGGGGATCCCGAACATGCCGGATGCCGACGTCCCGGACGGTGCGGACGAAAACGACAATGTCGAAATCGCCAAAATCCTCGAACCGCGCAGCTTCGCCTTCACCCCGAAAGAGCACTGGGAGCTGGCCGAAACCAACGGGTGGATCGATTTCGAACGCGGCGTCAAGGTCGCGCACAGCCGTTTTGCCGTGATGAACGATATGGGTGCACGCCTGGAACGCGCCCTGATCAACTTCATGCTCGACTTCAACCGCGAACGCGGCTTTACCGAGATGAGCGTGCCCGAACTCGTCAACAGCCGCGCGCTGGAGGGCACCGGCCAGCTGCCGAAGTTTGAGGAAGACCTCTATAAAACCGAAGGCGAAGACCTCTACCTCGTCCCGACGGCCGAGGTGCCGCTGACGAACCTCTTCCAGGACGAGATCATCCCCGAAGAGGCCCTCCCGGTCAAAATGACGGGCCACACGGCCTGTTTCCGCAAGGAGGCCGGTTCCGCGGGGCGTGACACCCGCGGCATCATCCGCCAGCACCAGTTCCGCAAAGTCGAGCTTGTGAGTATCACCAAGGCCGACGACAGCGACCGCGTCTTCGACGAGATGGTCGCCTGCGCCTCCGACCTGCTCAAGGCCCTCGAACTCCCCCACCGCCTCGTCACCCTCTGTACCGGCGACCTCGGCTTCGGTGCCGCGAAGACGATCGACCTCGAAGTGTGGCTGCCGGGGCAGAACACCTACCGCGAGATCAGTTCCGTCTCCAACACCCGCGATTTTCAGGCGCGCCGGGCAAAGATCCGCTACAAAGAGGGCAAGAAAAACATGCTCGCCCACACCCTCAACGGTTCATCCCTCGCCGTCGGCCGCACGATGGTCGCCATCATGGAGAACTTCCAGAACGAAGACGGCTCCGTCGAAATCCCCCAGGTCCTGCACAAATACCTCTGA
- the ftsH gene encoding ATP-dependent zinc metalloprotease FtsH, whose protein sequence is MAQQDNNQENNNKNFFNQNPLITFAIFSVVVILIFKALIGEQGGNGVMGQSVSKTQEVSYSELKGLIESHTISKVAIGQSYIRALGEQNGQKITYTARKVANDDTLVPLLDKEKIDYSGFSESNWFTEMFGWLLPFLIIIAIWMFMAGRMQKNMGGGILGMGNAKKLVNSEKPKTKFDDVAGAEEAKEEVHEIVDFLRYPERYVELGAKIPKGVLLVGSPGTGKTLLAKAVAGEADVPFFSVSGSSFIEMFVGVGAARVRDLFEQAKKDAPSIIFIDEIDAIGKSRAAGGMMGGNDEREQTLNQLLAEMDGFSTDTPIIILAATNRPEILDPALLRPGRFDRQVLVDKPDYEGRIAILKVHVKGIKIDEDVDLEEIARLTAGLAGADLANIINEAALLAGRKSQKSVKQRDIRESVERAIAGLAKKSRRIDEKEKRIVAYHESGHALLAETTKGAKKVSKVSIVPRGLAALGYTLNTPEENKYLAQKHELLAEVDVLLGGRAAEEVFIGEISTGASNDLERATDIIKAMVQMYGMSDVAGLMVLERQRSTFLGGGMSQAREYSEKMAQEMDTFIKQTLEEHYVDVKTRLETYRGAIEDMVALLYKRENISGAEVREIIRGFETANGMETLLDESAAAEANREVSEDMSQATAMQEDDTERS, encoded by the coding sequence ATGGCGCAACAAGACAATAATCAAGAAAACAATAACAAGAACTTTTTTAACCAGAACCCCCTGATCACCTTCGCGATCTTTTCGGTCGTCGTCATCCTGATCTTCAAAGCCCTCATCGGGGAGCAGGGCGGCAACGGCGTGATGGGACAGAGCGTCAGCAAGACGCAGGAAGTCAGCTACTCCGAGCTCAAAGGTCTTATCGAGAGCCACACCATTTCCAAAGTGGCAATCGGCCAGTCCTATATCCGGGCGCTGGGCGAGCAGAACGGCCAGAAGATCACCTACACGGCACGCAAGGTCGCCAACGACGATACCCTCGTGCCGCTGCTGGACAAAGAGAAGATCGACTACAGCGGTTTCTCCGAGTCCAACTGGTTCACGGAGATGTTCGGCTGGCTGCTGCCGTTCCTGATCATCATCGCGATCTGGATGTTCATGGCGGGCCGCATGCAGAAGAACATGGGCGGCGGCATCCTCGGTATGGGGAACGCCAAGAAGCTTGTCAACTCCGAAAAACCGAAGACGAAGTTTGACGACGTCGCCGGGGCGGAAGAGGCCAAAGAGGAGGTCCACGAGATCGTCGACTTCCTCCGTTACCCGGAGCGCTACGTCGAACTGGGTGCCAAGATCCCCAAGGGGGTCCTGCTGGTCGGCAGCCCGGGTACGGGTAAAACCCTTCTGGCGAAGGCCGTTGCGGGTGAAGCGGATGTCCCGTTCTTCTCCGTCTCGGGTTCGAGCTTTATCGAGATGTTCGTCGGGGTCGGGGCCGCGCGGGTCCGCGACCTTTTCGAACAGGCGAAGAAGGATGCTCCCTCCATCATCTTCATCGACGAGATCGACGCTATCGGTAAGAGCCGTGCCGCCGGCGGTATGATGGGCGGCAACGACGAGCGCGAGCAGACCCTCAACCAGCTGCTCGCCGAGATGGACGGGTTCAGCACCGATACGCCTATTATCATCCTGGCCGCGACGAACCGCCCGGAGATCCTCGACCCGGCACTCCTGCGCCCGGGCCGTTTCGACCGCCAGGTGCTTGTTGACAAGCCCGATTACGAGGGGCGTATCGCGATCCTGAAAGTCCACGTCAAGGGGATCAAGATCGACGAGGATGTCGATCTCGAGGAGATCGCCCGCCTGACCGCCGGCCTGGCGGGGGCGGACCTTGCCAACATCATCAACGAAGCGGCGCTTCTCGCAGGACGCAAGAGCCAGAAGAGCGTGAAACAGCGCGATATCCGCGAATCGGTCGAGCGTGCCATTGCCGGTCTCGCGAAGAAGAGCCGCCGCATCGACGAAAAAGAGAAGCGCATCGTCGCCTACCACGAAAGCGGCCATGCCCTGCTGGCGGAGACGACGAAGGGGGCGAAGAAGGTCTCCAAGGTCTCCATCGTCCCGCGCGGTCTTGCGGCGCTGGGCTATACGCTCAATACGCCCGAGGAGAACAAGTACCTGGCACAGAAGCACGAGCTGCTGGCCGAAGTCGATGTCCTGCTGGGCGGCCGGGCGGCCGAGGAGGTCTTTATCGGCGAGATCTCGACGGGCGCGAGCAATGACCTGGAGCGTGCAACCGACATTATCAAGGCGATGGTGCAGATGTACGGTATGAGTGACGTTGCCGGCCTGATGGTCCTTGAGCGCCAGCGCAGCACTTTCCTCGGCGGTGGGATGAGCCAGGCGCGCGAGTACAGCGAGAAGATGGCCCAGGAGATGGATACGTTTATCAAGCAGACGCTCGAAGAGCACTACGTCGACGTGAAGACGCGTCTTGAAACCTACCGCGGCGCGATCGAGGATATGGTCGCCCTGCTGTACAAGCGCGAGAACATCAGCGGCGCCGAAGTCCGCGAGATTATCCGCGGCTTTGAGACGGCCAACGGAATGGAGACGCTGCTGGACGAATCGGCGGCAGCCGAAGCCAACCGTGAAGTCTCGGAAGACATGTCGCAGGCCACTGCGATGCAAGAGGACGATACGGAGCGGTCATGA
- the hisH gene encoding imidazole glycerol phosphate synthase subunit HisH, which translates to MIGICDYNMGNLASVKNAFTLLGETVAVESDPEKLAGYDRLILPGVGAFGDAMEHLRERGMDEALKAYAQSGKPMLGICLGMQLLFESSEEFGPNPGLGLISGKVVEFDAAKFDHPLKVPHMGWNRMFTKEHPLFAGLDEAHYLYFVHSFHAVAGEDADIIGETEYGYRFTSAVAHDNVMGIQPHPEKSHKNGLQILKNFINL; encoded by the coding sequence ATGATAGGAATCTGTGACTACAACATGGGGAACCTGGCCAGCGTGAAAAATGCTTTCACGCTGCTGGGGGAGACGGTTGCCGTTGAAAGCGACCCGGAGAAACTTGCCGGGTACGACCGGCTGATCCTTCCGGGGGTCGGCGCGTTCGGTGACGCGATGGAACACCTGCGCGAACGGGGCATGGACGAGGCGCTGAAAGCCTATGCGCAAAGCGGCAAACCGATGCTCGGCATCTGCCTGGGCATGCAGCTGCTGTTCGAGAGCAGCGAGGAGTTCGGACCGAACCCGGGCCTGGGACTGATCAGTGGGAAGGTTGTCGAATTCGATGCGGCGAAATTTGACCACCCGCTGAAGGTGCCGCATATGGGCTGGAACCGCATGTTTACGAAGGAACACCCCCTTTTTGCGGGCCTGGACGAGGCGCACTATCTCTACTTCGTCCACTCTTTCCACGCGGTGGCCGGCGAAGATGCCGATATCATCGGCGAGACGGAGTACGGCTACCGTTTCACCAGCGCCGTGGCGCACGACAATGTGATGGGCATCCAGCCCCACCCGGAGAAGAGCCACAAGAACGGGCTGCAGATCCTGAAAAACTTTATTAACCTGTGA
- a CDS encoding MATE family efflux transporter: MNRKIFALAIPNIVSNISVPLVSAVDTMLMGHQGSAELAALGLVSMIFVFLYGSLNFLRMGTTGMTAQAFGAHDARGISLTLYRALLVTLLFAGLLLLFRGPLASTAFALMNVGTGYTEEAMRYFELRIWTAPAVLMLYALTGWYFGMQNAVIPLAVTLCINLVNIVFSYYFVMELGWGIEGAAYGTLIAQYAGLFLALAFLLKYRARLHPYNLSAMLQRSELGRFLHVNKDIFIRTTALTFVFAFFYSQAAKESEQTLTVMILLLQFVVWFSYSLDGFANAAESLVGRYYGAGAWEDFHRVIRYLFAWGVGFSLLYMLFYGLFGEAILHLYTDQQPIIDATLPFMPYVVAIPLLSFAAFIWDGVFIGMTASRALRNAILYSTALFLALFYLTKGTDFTYALWINFMLFFLFRGAVQTWMFLRRREELV, translated from the coding sequence ATGAATAGAAAGATCTTCGCCCTTGCGATTCCGAATATCGTCAGCAATATCTCCGTGCCGCTGGTCTCGGCGGTCGATACGATGCTGATGGGGCACCAGGGGAGTGCCGAACTGGCCGCACTGGGGCTGGTGAGCATGATCTTCGTCTTCCTCTACGGTTCGCTCAATTTCCTGCGCATGGGGACGACGGGCATGACCGCACAGGCTTTCGGGGCGCACGATGCGCGGGGTATCTCCCTGACGCTCTACCGCGCCCTGCTCGTGACGCTGCTCTTTGCGGGACTGCTGCTGCTGTTCCGGGGGCCTCTGGCCTCTACGGCTTTCGCGTTGATGAACGTCGGGACGGGGTACACGGAAGAGGCGATGCGCTACTTCGAGCTGCGTATCTGGACGGCGCCGGCGGTCCTGATGCTCTATGCACTGACGGGGTGGTACTTCGGGATGCAGAATGCCGTGATCCCGCTCGCGGTCACCCTCTGCATCAACCTCGTCAATATCGTGTTCAGCTACTACTTCGTCATGGAGCTGGGATGGGGGATAGAGGGGGCGGCGTACGGCACGCTCATCGCCCAGTACGCCGGGCTGTTCCTCGCGCTGGCGTTTCTGCTGAAGTACAGAGCGCGTCTGCACCCCTATAACCTTTCGGCGATGCTGCAGCGCAGCGAACTGGGGCGCTTCTTGCACGTCAACAAGGATATCTTCATCCGCACGACGGCGCTGACCTTCGTCTTTGCCTTCTTCTACTCCCAGGCGGCCAAAGAGAGCGAACAGACCCTGACGGTGATGATCCTTCTATTGCAGTTCGTCGTCTGGTTCTCCTATAGTCTCGACGGCTTTGCCAACGCGGCGGAGTCGCTCGTCGGCCGTTATTACGGGGCCGGAGCATGGGAGGATTTTCACCGCGTGATCCGTTACCTCTTCGCCTGGGGCGTCGGTTTCAGCCTGCTGTATATGCTCTTTTACGGCCTCTTCGGCGAGGCGATCCTGCATCTCTACACGGACCAGCAACCCATTATCGATGCGACGCTGCCTTTCATGCCCTACGTTGTCGCCATACCGCTGCTGAGCTTTGCCGCCTTTATCTGGGACGGGGTCTTCATCGGGATGACGGCATCAAGAGCGCTGCGCAACGCGATTCTCTACTCGACCGCGCTCTTCCTCGCGCTTTTTTACCTGACGAAGGGAACGGATTTCACCTATGCGCTCTGGATTAATTTCATGCTTTTCTTCCTGTTCCGGGGCGCGGTTCAGACCTGGATGTTTTTACGCAGAAGAGAGGAGTTGGTCTAG